GGTGAGTGTTTCGCCGCCGCTGAATACCTGGTTCAAACTGGTGCAATCGTGGATCCCCATGGTATCGAGCATGGCTTGAATTAATGTCGGAACGCCTTGGAAGGTCGTAACATTATTGCGAATAATGGTTTCAACCAGGGCTTCCGGATCTCGATAATCACCGGGCTTGCTGACCGTTGTTGTACCACCGAATACCGGCGACAGGATTTCCCATTGCGCGGCATCAAAACTCATTGGGGTTTTTTGTAGCACGTTGGTTTTTTCATTAAAACCAAACTCTTGTTGCATCCAGCAAAGTTGGCTGACAATGCTGTGATGTTCGATCATAACCCCTTTGGGTTTGCCTGTACTGCCAGAGGTGTAGATGACGTAGGCCAAATGATGCGGTTGAGCAATGCTTTCAACATCAATTTGGGGTTTCTTGGAAACCGCTGCGTTAAAGGAGGCAATGTCGTCCGGAGTGATGATTTTAATGCCTTCAGGAGCCAGCTTTTCAACCACTGGAGCTTGATGGTTTTCACAGAAAATAATGCTAACGCGAGAGTTTTCCAGCATGTAGCGTAAACGCTCTTCTGGGTACTCGGGTGAAAGCGGTAAATAGGCCGCGCCCGCCGTAAGAATACCCCAGGCACCGATCATCAGTGTCATGGATGGGTCGGCAAATAATCCGACACAGTCGTCATTTTGACTTCCCAGATGGCGCAAGTATTGCGCTAACAGGATGCTTTGATCGGCAAGTTGCTGAAACGTGATCGCTTGATGATCAAACACAACAGCTGTTTTATCAGGGGTTTCTTTAACTCGTTGCCACAACAGGGCAGGCAATCCCGCAATTTGAATGACAGGTTCTGCTTGCTGCGCAGGGTCGTTTTCGAAGCCCATAACAGGGGCACTAGTATTCACGTTAATCACCATGTTTCTCAGTACTTATCTGTGTTGATTCTTGAATGCCATCGTGTGCGGCATTCTGCTCCCTGAGAGCGAGCGCGTAGGCTGACTCTCGAACAAGTTCCAAATTCCTCAGTGACTTAGAACAGCGACAGTAATACTTCTAAACATCGTCTTAACATAAAAAATATCCAAACAAACAATCTTTATGTGAAGATAAGTGGCGCATGTTACACTAAGCCAAGTCACTGTCAACGCTCTTTACCGCTACATAAGCCGGTGTTAGTATCCCCGCCCATGAATAAAGATCACGTAGACATCGTATTAGCGCAGTGGCGTAAAGAAAGACCTGACATCAACCCGTCACCAATGGGGATTTCGGGTAGGCTTATTCGTGCGCAAAACTTCTTTTCTGGCGAAATGCAGAAAGTATTCTCCCGTTTTGGTTTAAACCCTGGAGAATTCGATGTTCTCGCTACGTTGCTACGTTCAGGTCAGCCATACACACTGACACCTAATCAACTACTAAAAGCTTTGATGCTCTCTTCGGGTGCGATGACTAACCGTATCGATCGCTTGGAGGTTAAGGATTTGGTTGAACGTTTAGCCGATCCCAATGACCGACGTGGTGTTCGAGTCGCCTTAACCACCAAGGGTTACAAGCTGATTAGCGAAGTCATTACTCATCATGTTGAGAAATGTCGCCAAATGGCTTCCCCCTTGACCGATACAGAGCAAGAAACACTTGCTGAGTTACTTAAAAAGCTACTCAATCAATTCGAGTAAGCTTCTTCACACCCATTCCATTTCATATTTACTGATAAAGTTAACGGTCGAATAGCGCATCAAGCACTATCCGACCGCTTCCTGGGCCGCGTTTACCTTTGCACTACGCTATTTTCTGCTCAGCGTTGGGTAATCGGTATAACCCTGATGATCACCACCATAGAGTGTGGCTTCATCCATTGAGTTATAGGGACCACCTTGCTTAATTCGTTCAATTAAATCCGGGTTTGCCAGGAAGAGTGCGCCCAACGCCACTGCGTCAGCCTCGTTATTTTCCAAAACTGCTTCGGCAATATCCGGTTTAACAAATCCATCATCCGGCGATTTATGTGGATTTAGAATAAAGGTTCCTCGCCATGCATCACGCACCGCTAATGATTGCCCGCGATTACCCGCTTCCATAATGTGGACATAAGCCAGATTTGTCGGCAGTTGATCAATCAAGGTGCGATACAAGGTTTTCGCTTCTGTTTCGACCATGTCGTTGTATGGGTTTTCAGGCGAAATACGGATAGCGGTTTTCTCTGCGCCAATCGCTGCAACAACGGCGTTAACGACTTCCACCACGAAACGAACGCGATTTTCAAATGAACCGCCATATTCGTCGCTACGCTTGTTGGTGTTGTCAGCCATAAACTGATGCAATAAGAAGCCGTTACCTGCGTGTAATTCAACTCCATCAAAGCCTGCGGCAATGGCGTTTTTACAGGCAGAGACAAAGTCCTGCACGGTGTCTTTGATGTCTTCCAGTGTCATTTCGCGTGGTACTGGATAGTCAGCCAGACCATTTGGCGTAAAGGTTTGACCTTTAGCTGCAATCGCAGATGGTGCGATTGACTGGTGAGCGCTAGGGTAAAGGCTTGGATGACCAATACGGCCACTGTGCATGACCTGAGCGAAAATGTGTCCACCTGCGTTATGTACGGCTTCTGTGACCTGTTTCCAGGATTCGGTTTGCTCTGCTGTGTGCAAACCTGGGGTATTCATGAAGCCCTGACCGACAACACTAGGTTGAATGCCTTCAGATATAATCAGACCCGCACTGGCGCGTTGAGCATAATACTCGGCCATTAATGCCGTGGCGCAGCCTTCTGTGGTTGCACGGTTACGAGTCATTGGAGCCATAACCAGCTTGTTTGACAACTGAATGTTGCCAAGTTTTAGTGGCTCGAAAATCTTCTTCATCTTGTGTTTCCTTTTAATGGAGTCAATTGAGGACTTTGAGGTGTTGCTTTAGCGGCTCTGGGCTGAGCCAGAAAAATCGCAGCAAGAATGGCAACCGCGCCAACCAGCTGCATCCCGGTCAGGCTTTGATTCAGGATCAGGTAACCCAAAATCGTGGCTGACAACGGACTGGAAAATGAGATAAGCGACACGCTGACGGCTGGAATACGCTCAACGCCTCTGAACCAGATCACATAGGCAAACAACGAGCCCACCAAACACAGGAAAGTAAAACCGATGATGTTGTTGCTGGTGATGGTTTCCGGTAAGCCTTCTGTCATTAGGGCGATAGGTAATAACACCGCGCCACCCACAGTCAGTTGCCATCCGGTAAAGGTCAGCAGATTAACACCCTGAGGGCGTCCCCAGCGTTTGGTCATAACAATACCGGATGCCATACAGGAAGCGCCTGCAAGCCCAGCGAAAACACCAATGGCATCAAGTTGCGCGCTGGGTTTTAACACCAGTAAGGCAACGCCGATAGCGCCGACAAAACAGGCAATAACTTGGTATTGGGTGACTTTTTCTTTGAGCAGGAATGAACCCAGTAACATAACAATAAGAGGCTGACTCGACATAATGAGCGCAGCGACGCCGCCAGGAAGATGATAGGCGGCAAGGAAAACGAAATAGAAGAATGCTCCGATGTTCAATACACCGAGCACAAAGGCTTTCCACCACCAGGCTCCCTGTGGTAGACGTTGGCCGATAAGCATAAGAATAATCCCGGCTGGCAAAGCGCGCACAACCGACGCGAGCACAGGTGAGTCGGGGGGCAGCAATTCGGTTGTCACCAAATAGGTGCTTCCCCAAATTGCTGGTGCAAGCGCTGCCAGTAAATAATCGAACAAAGACCGATTAGTCATTATTGGCTCCTGCATCGGCCGTACCGAAATAACGGTCTCCGAAGTCGCCAATACCCGGGATCATGAAAGCGTGTTCATTGAGTTTTTTCTCGACGGAAGAGGTGACAATTTGTACGCCGGGGAATTTACCCAGCACTCTTTCAATGCCTTCTGGAGCCGCGAGAAAGTTAATGAATATGATGTTCTTTTCTTTTACGCCTTTATCAAGTAGCACTTGAATGGCTGTTTCAGCAGAGCCGCCGGTTGCCAACATAGGTTCAAATACCAGCACATGGCGTGATGCAATATCTTCCGGTAAATGCGAGTAGTACAACTTGGGCAACTTGGTTTGCTTGTTGCGCTGGATCAGAATTTTGCCTACTGGCGCTTCTGGGTACATAGAGCGGAACTCAGGTTCCATACTCTCGCCTGCACGAATGATAGATACCGGACAAATTTTGGTGGTCAATCGAGCGCCTTCATAATAAGCGCCAACAGGTGTTGTCACCACTTGAGGCTCATAAGGTAGCCGCTCCAATCCAGCGTCAAGTAACATGCGAATGACTTGATCTGAATAGAAAACGAAATCTTCTCGTGATGCATTTTTGTCACGAATGATAGTATGTAAAGCACGTAGCCTATTGGTCTGGGGCAGTACATGAACGGACGCTTCAATGGTCATATGGGCTACCTTATTCTGTTATTGATTTGCAATTAATCGTGTTATTGGACTGATAGGGCAGGAGAGCTGAACTCCCGCCCTGTCTGTGAAGGCTTAGGCTGAAATTTCAGCGAAAGCTTTACGTGCCTCAGACACGAATTTTTGGATTTTCGCTCTGTCTTTACGACCGTCAGGGCCTTCCAGACCGGTATGAGCGTCAACTGCCGCAGGGCGAACATAACGGATTGCGTCACCAACGTTTTCTGGGTTCAAGCCGCCAGCCATCATCAATGGCTTAGGTGAACGACGCACTAATTCAGCGCTAACGTCCCAGTTGTGAGTCAAACCAGTCGCGCCTTTTGCACCGGTTTTTGGATCGAAAGTGTCGGTAATAAACATGTCAACGTAGTCGGCACACTCATCAACCAATTGCAACAATTCATCAGCGTTGTCTTCTTTAACAACCAGGCTTTTCAATACGTACAAGTCAGGACGCATTTCTTTCAATTTGCGTAGTTGCTCTACTTCAACGTCACCGTGAAGTTGCACAGCTTTAACACCTAGCTCGTCGCAGAACTGGCTGACTTCGTCAGCTTGAGTCATATAGCTGATTAATACGCCGGCATGAGGATCTTTCAGATCACGAATGATAGAGATGGCGTTTTCTTCAGTGATATCGTCTTTGCCGGATGGCAAACGGAGAGGGAAGCCTAGCCATTCAACGCCCTCTTCAACAATAAGAGCTGCTTCTAATGCGTCGATGATGCCTGCTACCTGAACGAGATTTTCCATTTGAGTACCTTATATAGTGTTTGAAGCTTAAATATCAAAGTTAAAGCATCAAGATTCTTAATGTGAAGATTCTTGATATGAATTCTTTATCGCTAATTACTCTCATCACATTTTATTCATGCTGCTGATGCCTGATATTGGCATTCAAATCATGAGATTAAATTAAAGAGACTAAAGTAAGTCCGGAATAATGCTGTACTTGTGAATGGCTATAGTGGAGCCGATTTACATTAATGCACAGGCCGGGTAAATATTTAAACCAATCATACCTAGATGTATTTTTTATTCGATTGAAAAAAATAGAGGGGTAATATGAGAAAAATGAAAAGGAGCTAGCGTAAGTCCGATGTTGTGTGAGTTTCGAGCAATTTAAAAATAACGAAAAGAGCATTCTAATGTCTGCGATTCTGGTTATAAATTTGTTAAATGCCCTATATATCGATGAGTTAGGGGCTGTTTTGTTGCATTTTTATGACATTTCAAGTGCCTTTCTCAACTTGAACTAACCAGATAAATGGCTTGCTGAATTCGCCTCGAACTCGACTATAAGCCGCGCTATAAATGCCGGTAATTTTCATCAATCCAGCACTTGGCATTACACCTACAAATACCGCTACAAATGAGGAAGCATTGGACTATGGCAATGAAGATACTTATCATCTCCCTCTGGTGCATTTGAGTGAAAGTGGCTGCTATTCATGGCGTTCTTGATCAATTCCACAAGCTTTGACATTTCTTGCACAGATTAGGTTAGTTGTCCTGTATATGGAGATGAATATGCAGAAAGATGAGGAATTATTGATAGCACTAAGGAAGGTGATTAGAGCCATTGATATGCGATCCAAGCAGTTGAGCCGTGATGTAGGCGTGACTGGCCCGCAATTATTGGTGATGCAGAATATCGGTAAAGAGCCCGGTATTATGGTGCGCCAAATCGCTGATAATATAAATTTAAGCTCGGCAACCGTGACTAATATTCTGGATCGTCTGGAAGCCAAAGAGCTTGTACAACGTATTCGTAGTACCGAAGATAAACGCCGTGTAGGCGTGTTTCTGACTGAAATTGGGCAAGCGACCTTGTCTGAGGCACCTTTGCCTTTTCAGGAGCACTTCGTTAATCGCTTTTCACAATTGCAAGAGTGGGAACAAAGCCAGATGGTTGCCACCATGCAACGTATCGCCAGTATGATGGATGCGGATAATATTGATGCTTCGCCTTTATTGGAGGTTGGCAGCCTGGCAGAGAAGGCATAGTTCTGTTGTTTTTGATTTCGTGAGGTGAATGGCGAAACAGGTTTGGTTCGCCATTTGTGAGAACACAGATCTTTTCCAAAGGGGTCAGAGTGAGTTAAATGCCTGTGCAAAGTGCTCTGGTGTTTGTTGAAATTTAATATGTGCTTTGTGATTCAGCTTTCTTTTTCCTGTGAAAGAATGAGTCATATATCCCCATTTTTCCTTTCTGGAAAAGTAGATAATGTAGTCGATGTTAACCTTGTTCCATTGGCATTCTACCATCGAATGTTCATTACTGGTTTCGACCGATTTTACCTGTATTCGATAGAACTTTACTCCATCAGAAATCACAACGTCGGTTTTCATCCCATGATCAACCAAAGGCAGGAAGACGTTCCAGCCATCGTTGAGTAGCCAGCTGGCAACAAGGTGTTCGTAGGCGATTGACTTATAAAAACATTCTGATTGGGAAGGTAGCGATTGGTGTTTTTTAGGCATAGCTATTCCAAATATCTAAGCCACTAATGATTCATCCAATCGAACAGTGGTAAATGACTGCAGTTGGCAGCCATTCATATTTGGAACCACTATGTTTGCGTTTGCCAAATAACATCGAGTAACGAAGCGGGAGATGAAACCTTACATAAACGCCTTGCGTTGTGTATGTATTAACGTTACTCACCGTTTATCGGTGTGGAACCCTGTTAATTTGAAAAGGTAAATCCAATTTTTCATGCTTTCAACTCGAAAAGTGTTCTTATTTGTAATTGTTCTTAATTCCCCAAAAACGCTTTCGATGACATAAAAACATTCACCCTCTTTTTATCTGTTTTTTGATTTGTTTGCTATCTTTTGAAGAAGACATTGCTTGGGAGGTATTATGTTTTCCAAGTCGAAAGACACTGCTAGAAATTCCGAGACTCTAGTTGATTCAACATCTTCTTCAATTAATACCAATTCGGTTTGGCGGATGATGATTGTTGATGATGAACCTGACATTCATACCGTGACAGAGATGGCGCTGCAAAATGTGGAATTTGAAGGGCGCAAGCTAGAGTTTATCCATGCCTATTCAGGCGAAGAGGCTAAAGCGTTAATCGTTAAAGAGCCGAATATAGCGCTTATTTTGCTCGACGTTGTGATGGAAACGCGTCACGCCGGGCTCGATGTGGCTCGCTTCGTAAGGGAAGACGCTAAAAACTCACTGGTTCGCATAGTGCTACGCACTGGTCAGCCGGGTGATGCGCCTGAAGAGTCTTGTTTTATTAATTACGATATCAATGACTACAAGGAAAAAACTGAGCTGGATCGAAAGCGCCTGTTCACTACTGTGCTTGCTTCCGTGCGAGCCTATCGGGATTTGATGAAGATAGAGCAGGATCGAAAATATCTGGAACAAAACAAGTTGGGTTTGGAGCGGGTGATTTCGGCTTCCAGTTCGCTGTTCGAGACTCGTTCGTTGGAAAAGTTTGCCAGCGGCATCCTGCAACAAATTACCTCTGTTCTTTTTATTGATAGCGAATCGTATTTAATGCAGAGCAACATGGCGACTGCATTAGCTGATGATCCTGAACATTGGAAGATTGTTGCCTCTTCTTCCCCAAGCAATGCTTCAGGCAAAGTCTCTCCTGAAAATATTTCCTATTACATTGAACAGGCCTGTAAAACCAAAAAATCCTCATTTATTGATCAGCATTTTGTTGGCTATTTTGAAGCCAGGAATGGCAAAAGCACCATCATTTTTGTGGAAAACTGTGGCGACCTGGATCCGCTAAGTAAACAGTTGCTGGACTTATTCTCAATGAATGCCTCAATTGCTTTTGAAAATATTAATCTGGAAAAGGAAATCACAGATGGTCAACAAGAGCTGATATTGCGACTCGGGGAAGTGCTGGAAGGGCGATCCAAAGAAACCGGAAATCACGTTCGCCGTTTGGCTCATTTAAGCTATTTATTAGCGAAAACCATAGGGTTGAGTGAGGATGAAGCCACGCATATCAAGCTGGCTTCACCCATGCACGACATGGGAAAAATCGCAATTCCGGATGCCATTTTGATGAAACCTGGCAAGTTAAGCGAAGAAGAATTTGAACAAATGAAGTTTCATGCAGAAGCGGGCGAGCAAATTCTATCCACTTCCAAACGTCCTCTTTTGATGTCGGCAGCGGTTATTGCCGGGCAGCATCATGAGCGTTTCGACGGTACTGGATACCCTAAACAATTGAAAGGCGATGAGATCCACCTTTATGCGCGTATTGTTGCCATTGCTGATGTGTTCGACGCACTAATGCACAAACGATGCTACAAGGAGCCATGGGAACTCGACGACGCACTGGAAGTCATTAAACAGGGAAGGGGAACACATTTTGATCCTGAATTAGTCGATGCATTTTTAGGTGTAATACCGGAAGCAGTAAATATATTACACAGATATGAAGATCGGCCTAATAGATGAGCCACTTTTTGAGTAACGCATAATGCTGGAACACTTACTGCATCATTTCCATTTTACCTGGTCAATTCCAGAGTCATCTCAACTGCTTCCAGTCACCTACAATTTTTGGCTGGTTGTTGTTTCCTACGTAATTGCTTTGTTAGCGGGTTATACCGGATTTAGCGTTTCTCAGCTTGCCAAGGCACAGAGCGATAATCAACAGTCGTCACACAAGTTGATACTGGCAGGAAGTATTGTCATGGGGGTGGGAATATGGGCTATGCATTTTATTGCCATGCTGGCTTATTCCATAGGGGAGCCCATTCACTACAATGCAGCGATAACGCTGGTTTCCGTCTTCCCCGCCTGTATCGCCTCTTATGCAACCTTAAAGGCGATCAGTAAATTAACATTCAATGGTAAACAAAAGGTTTTGTATGGGTTGATCATCGGCCTGGGAATAGGAGTGATGCATTACATCGGCATGGCTGCTATGTATCATGACGCCCGCTCTGTCTATCATGTTGGCTATTTTGTTGCATCGGTGGTGGTGGCATGGGTTTTGGGAGTTGTTACGCTGAACCTGAGAACATCTGCTTATCTTGAGTCTATTCTACCTACTCGATGGTTAATGCTGGTTTCGGCGGCATTATGGGCACTGGCCGTGTGTGCCATGCACTATACCGGCATGTATGCCATTTTCTACATGCCCGGCGCTGGAGTTGAAGTGACTGAAGGGATTTCGTCTCAATCGCTTATCTGGCCCGTTTCTATTGCCAGCTTTTTACTTATTATCGTCACACTGGGTTTCCTTTCTATCCAAAAACGATTACTCATCGCCTCTGCCGAAGCGACATACAACAAAGAGCGTTTACTTGAGGCAATAGAGGAAATGAGTGACGGTTTTTTACTGTCCAGTGAAAGCGGTGACACCATTATGGTTAACCAAAACCTGTCTCGTGTGTTACCGGGAGCGGAAAATTTCACTAATAGAAAAGTTCAGGAATTTATTCACTGGTTATTGGATACCCAAAGCCTTTCATCCCTTAAAGATGATAAGAGGAACGAATTTAAACAAGTCTTGTTATTGCACAGCTCATTGCCATCGCCATTGGAATTTCAATTACAGGACGAACGCTGGATACAGGTAAAGCAAAGCCAGACCCGCTCAGGCGCAACCATGCGCATGTTTTCCGACATTACAGAGCGCAAGAAAACTCAGGATGCCATGTTTGAAGAAGACAAAATGGGCTCACTTAGCCGCATGGTTGCGGGTGTGGCTCACGAAGTGAATACGCCATTAGGGATCTGTTTAACGCTCTCTTCACAATTTGAAGCCGAAACTCAAAATATCACCCATACCTACGAAAACGCCGAAGTCAGCCAGGAACAGTTTGAAGGTTATTTACATAATATGGCGCGAATATCGGATCTGTTACTCACGAATATACGCAGAGCGGCAAACCTGATCAGCAGCTTTAAACAAGTAGCCGTAGACCAATCAATATTAGAAGTTGAAACTATTCAGCTAAAACCCTACACAGAAAAGATTTTTACGGCACTGAAATCAGAGTACAAGCGGTTTAATCCCGTGATTGAAATTAATTGTGACGAGGAGTTTAAGTTTGAAACTCTGCCCGGAGCCTATTCCCAGGTTATTATGAATTTGGTTAAAAATTCAGCTCTTCATGCGTTTGAAGGGATCGATGAGCCTAAAATGACTATTGACGTTAAGCCCGATAAAGAAAACGTACACATTGTTTATCGCGATAATGGCGTGGGAATGACAGAAGAAACCTTACAAAAAGTGTTTGAACCCTTCTACACCACCAAACGGCAAAAAGGCGGAACCGGGCTGGGAATGCATATCGTTTTCAACCTGATCACCCAAAAGCTCAAGGGTAAAATTCGTGTTGAAAGCCACCAGGGGCAGGGCAGCGCGTTTTACTTCACCTTGCCTTTGTCGTTGCAATCGGTTAGCGCTTGAGGTTTTTTATTTATTGAACATGTTATGTAACCAATGTGCCCGGTTTGTACATGTCAGGGAAAGCATGGAATAAATGTTCCTTGCTTGTCATGCCACACGTTGATGTAGCATCCAGAGGATCATCATGAGATTTCCCAAGTCCCCATTTCTTGAAAATAGAAGAAATGGGGCTGAGACGAGCAGCGTAGAGCAGGGCTGAGCAGCGCAGAGCAAAGCAGCCGAGTACGGAAGACGTTACAGAGCGTTATCTACCTCACGCTTTTCCTTATCATCATCAGGCTCATCTGAAGAGCGATTTTGCAGCTCTTGAAACACGACTGTCGCAGAAGCCGATAAAAAAGCGAGCAAGGCTCCCAAAATAATGTTGAACGACTGCGACGCAAGCTCCTGTAAATCGTTGGACGAGTTCGCAGATTCTTCCATCAGAGAATTGATAAGTGAATCGGTATCCGCATCTTTTTCGGGCTCGACAGCGTATTTTTTCTTAATTTCCAGAAATTCACCCACCATACTGTCGGCTTCATTAAAATATTGCTTGGTAAACGCCACCTGACCAATACCGACCAGCACCAGCAAATAAATACTTAAAATAAAGAACCAGACAAAAATGGAACGACTCGTTAGTTTCATGTTGCAAAATCCAATGTGATATTGAAACCGCAAAACTTACTTTGAGAGCGATTTGTAGACTCTGGCGAATGGATTAAAAATGCGGTGGTTCTCCTTCATTCTTGGGTACGGGGGATCTGTGAATGATTATGAGTCAGGGGCAAAACGCACTGATTTTTTAGGGCGAGCTTGAGCTCGGCTTCGATTTTCTTCCGTAATTGGTAGTTTAAGAATGCTACCGATGGGTATAGATGGAGAAAGACGGACTGAGCTGGAAAGGGATGAACGAGATCAAGAGCATTGCTGATTTATTAATAATAATAAGTTGAATATATCAATAATAACGTTTATGTTATTTTCAACAGGGAGGTTGAGTTGAAATGATGCCAGTTGTGAAAAGAGTGGCTAAAGAATATCAAACAGAAAAGGGGAAAGCGCCCTTTAGGGATTGGTTAAAAGGATTACGTGATGTTCGAGCCCAGGCAAAAATTACCAAGGCGATTAAGCAAATGGAAGCCGGGAATTTTGGTGATCACAAGGCATTGTCTAATGCTAATGGTTTGTATGAAAGACGCATTCACTACGGGCCGGGTTACCGGATCTATTTCATCGTCGAAGGGGACTCGGTGATTTTACTTTTTTCCGGAAGTGATAAATCCGATCAAAAAACCATGATTGCACAAGCAAAATCTTATTTGCACGATTACCAATCTCGTAAAGAGAGCGATTAAATATGGCACTGACACGTGAATTTAAACAAACCGTAATGGAACTTTGTAAAGATCCTGACTATCGCAAAGCCTTACTTTTAGAAGCGCTGGAGGCTTATCTGGAAGGGGATATAGTGGTGGGTAACAGCCTGTTAAAAGATTACCTTAATGGCACTCAATCATTCGAGGAAATGGCTGAAAAAATGCAAATGCAAGAAGCGGGTTTACGCAGAATGGTTAGCCCTAAAGGAAACGCCACAGCTAAAAAGCTATTCACCTTGTTCAAACTGTGCCAGCACAGGGAGGGGATAGAATCCGCAGAGCAGCTACTCAAAGTGCAATTAAAAGCAGCTTGATAGAACTAGCCAAACCTCATCAATTTTCCGCTATCAACACCAATTTTTCCTTGCGGGAGAGCGCCTTAATCTGCATTTCCCGTTTGCTTGCTTCTGAACGGCTGGCTGCTTCCTCTCGATAAACGTCCACTACTGGCCTTCTGGTTCGGGTGTATTTCGCACCTGTTCCGGCGTTGTGCTTATCAATACGCGCAGCCACATCTTTTGCTATGCCTGTGTACAGAGTGCTATCGGCACATTGGACTATGTAGACGAACCATTTATCTGTTGCAGAGTTCACTTTTTAGACTTGTTAATTTGTGGATGCTAGCTGCCATTATGCATTTTATGTTTGCAAAAATCATACTCAAGTCATGGGGGCTGTTAGAGCTGGAGCTTAAATTTTAGTCAACTGAAATTGGATAAATGCAGACCAGAGAAAATCATGAAGTGCTCTATAGCCCTTATTGGATAAGGGGGTAAAGATTAAGGGAGGAACTTGGTAAGAATTAGCAGGGAAACGGTAAGGTGTTTTGTGACCGTATCTTTCAAATTAAAAGCGTCTCCAGGATTTACCGGAGATACAAATGACTTGTAATCAGTTATTAATTTGAAAGGAAATTAATCATGAATAAAGTAACTACCAGTGCACCTAAATGGCTTCCAGGTTTTACCAATCCAGTTGCAAATGCGTTTAACATGAAAGACTGTGATTTTATGGGTAAGCCGGTCTTTCAACTTACTGCCAGTGGTAACAAAATCGAATACGGCGAGCCTGGAAAGCTGCAGGAATATGATGTGCCAACGGGTGTCGCTATTGGTACCTCTACTCAGAGTTATTCTCAGAATGAAACTACGATAATGGGAACTAAAACAGAATATGATGATCTGTTTCAGGCTAATATCAGTGGCGAGTATACCGGGGTTAATTTTTCTGGTTCTTTTAATTCAAGTTTAATGCTGCATAGCAACCTTTTTATGGATGCCAACACCCAGTATTCGTTGAACTGGAAGGTATTAAAAACCTATAGCATTGAGCGCCATATCAGCGATATAGCCGTTACTCAAGATTTCTGTTCGGCAGTTCAGGAGCTGGAAGCAAACCTGACGAAAGAAAGTTGCACTATGTTCTTCGAGAACTATGGTACCCATTTTCTGGTTAAAGCCGGATTTGGCGGGTATTTTGTGATGGAAACCTCTATTGCTGATTCATTAATACGTACCCAGGGCAATCAAAAAA
Above is a window of Paraneptunicella aestuarii DNA encoding:
- a CDS encoding MHYT domain-containing protein, whose translation is MLEHLLHHFHFTWSIPESSQLLPVTYNFWLVVVSYVIALLAGYTGFSVSQLAKAQSDNQQSSHKLILAGSIVMGVGIWAMHFIAMLAYSIGEPIHYNAAITLVSVFPACIASYATLKAISKLTFNGKQKVLYGLIIGLGIGVMHYIGMAAMYHDARSVYHVGYFVASVVVAWVLGVVTLNLRTSAYLESILPTRWLMLVSAALWALAVCAMHYTGMYAIFYMPGAGVEVTEGISSQSLIWPVSIASFLLIIVTLGFLSIQKRLLIASAEATYNKERLLEAIEEMSDGFLLSSESGDTIMVNQNLSRVLPGAENFTNRKVQEFIHWLLDTQSLSSLKDDKRNEFKQVLLLHSSLPSPLEFQLQDERWIQVKQSQTRSGATMRMFSDITERKKTQDAMFEEDKMGSLSRMVAGVAHEVNTPLGICLTLSSQFEAETQNITHTYENAEVSQEQFEGYLHNMARISDLLLTNIRRAANLISSFKQVAVDQSILEVETIQLKPYTEKIFTALKSEYKRFNPVIEINCDEEFKFETLPGAYSQVIMNLVKNSALHAFEGIDEPKMTIDVKPDKENVHIVYRDNGVGMTEETLQKVFEPFYTTKRQKGGTGLGMHIVFNLITQKLKGKIRVESHQGQGSAFYFTLPLSLQSVSA
- a CDS encoding GIY-YIG nuclease family protein — its product is MNSATDKWFVYIVQCADSTLYTGIAKDVAARIDKHNAGTGAKYTRTRRPVVDVYREEAASRSEASKREMQIKALSRKEKLVLIAEN
- a CDS encoding HD domain-containing phosphohydrolase gives rise to the protein MFSKSKDTARNSETLVDSTSSSINTNSVWRMMIVDDEPDIHTVTEMALQNVEFEGRKLEFIHAYSGEEAKALIVKEPNIALILLDVVMETRHAGLDVARFVREDAKNSLVRIVLRTGQPGDAPEESCFINYDINDYKEKTELDRKRLFTTVLASVRAYRDLMKIEQDRKYLEQNKLGLERVISASSSLFETRSLEKFASGILQQITSVLFIDSESYLMQSNMATALADDPEHWKIVASSSPSNASGKVSPENISYYIEQACKTKKSSFIDQHFVGYFEARNGKSTIIFVENCGDLDPLSKQLLDLFSMNASIAFENINLEKEITDGQQELILRLGEVLEGRSKETGNHVRRLAHLSYLLAKTIGLSEDEATHIKLASPMHDMGKIAIPDAILMKPGKLSEEEFEQMKFHAEAGEQILSTSKRPLLMSAAVIAGQHHERFDGTGYPKQLKGDEIHLYARIVAIADVFDALMHKRCYKEPWELDDALEVIKQGRGTHFDPELVDAFLGVIPEAVNILHRYEDRPNR
- a CDS encoding type II toxin-antitoxin system RelE/ParE family toxin codes for the protein MMPVVKRVAKEYQTEKGKAPFRDWLKGLRDVRAQAKITKAIKQMEAGNFGDHKALSNANGLYERRIHYGPGYRIYFIVEGDSVILLFSGSDKSDQKTMIAQAKSYLHDYQSRKESD